AGGCGAGGATTAATTGCATTAGTGTACACAAAATTGGGACTTTTCCAACCCAAAATATGCTTTGCTCCTTCAGTGAGTATAGTTTTAAATCCTAAATCAGCCACGGTTTCTCCAATATCATCGGAATAGATTAGCTCTGTATTTCTAAAAGTTTGTGGATTAAGACCAAACAGCTCTTTAATCCTTTTCTGATGCATCTGAATTTGGCGTATAAATTCTTCTTTGCTTTTCATTCCGGCTAAGGAATGAGCATAGGTTTCTGCCAAAAATTCAACATTTCCCGTTTGTGCCAAAGCTTTGAAGCTCTTCAATACCTCAGGTGTATATTCTTGAAATTGATCCAAAGCCATACCGCTAATTGAAAAACTGACTTTAAACTTTTTGCCGTATTTCTTAATAAGATCAAGCAATAAATTATTCATCGGAATATAGCTTTTTGCGGCTACCCTTTCCATTATAGATTTATTCAAATAATCATCATAATAATAATGATCATTACCCAAATTAAAAAAACGGTATTTTTTTAAACGATACGGTTGATGAACCTGAAAATAAAGACAAACTGATTGCATATTATTGTTTTCTAATTCTATTTATTTGACAAAACACTTTCGTATATTGTTTTTACCTGTTTTGCGGCATATTCCCATTTAAGATTATCTACTTCTTCTACTCCATTTTTAATAAACATTTGCGATAGAGAATTATAATGAAGTAAGCCATAAATAGAATCAGCCATACTTTCTACATCCCAAAAGTCGACTTTAATAGCATTGGTAAGTACTTCGGCTACTCCCGATTGCTTTGAAATGATTACCGGCACATTGGAGCGCATTGCCTCCAATGGTACTAATCCAAAGGGTTCTGAAACAGATGGCATTACAAATACATCTGAAAGCAGAAACATTTTATCGACATCAGTTCCTTTTAAAAAGCCTGTAAAATGAAACTTATCAGCAATTTTCAATTCGGCAACACGTTTTATCAAAGACTCAAACATATCACCATTTCCAGCCATTACAAAACGAACATTATCATCTCTTTCAATAACAAGTTTTGCGGCTTCTAAAAAATACTCCGGTCCTTTTTGAAAAGTCAGGCGACCCAAAAAAGTTACTACTTTTTCCTTTACCGATCTGTTTGCTACAATATTCTCTTTATCTACGGGTTCGATAGCATTATGTACTGTTTGTATTTTATCAGGATTGATACCATAATGTTTTATAACAATATCTCGGGTAAGATTACTCACGGTAATAACTTTATCGGCAGTACTCATACCTTTTTGCTCAATACCAAATACTTCGGTATTTATACGATCTTCTCCTGCTCTGTCATATTCTGTAGCATGCATATGAACAACCAAAGGTTTACCGGAAACTTCTTTAGCCGCAATACCTGCCATATATGTCAACCAATCGTGAGCATGAATAATATCAAAGTCGTATTGAGCAGCAATACTTGCGCCCACCATAGCATATCGAGCAACTTCTTCCATTAGGTTTTTACCATATTTCCCAGAAAAAGTATATTTCTCACCTAAAATCAGATGCTCTTTTTCTTTGATTGAATGTTTAACATCTTCGTGAATTTGAGCAAAATCTTCAGGATCGATATAGGGACGGATATTGGAACCAATCTCGAGATACGTTAACTTCTCCCAAAACTCTTGAATATTTTTCTGTTTATAATTTACCGGAATATCACTAGCGTTAACAATACGAACAGCACGTTGATCTTCATCGCCAAAGGCTTTAGGAACAACAAAAATCATTTCCACTCCATGCTTAAGCAAACCCTTAGTTAAACCGTAAGATGCAGTACCCAAGCCACCTGTAATATGTGGTGGGAATTCCCAACCAAACATTAATACTTTCATATCTGCTTAGTTTTATTATTTTCTACTCTAAACATTAAACTTAAAATGGCGGATACACTCCAAGCTTGTGAGACACCTCCTTTTCCTTCGTATGGAGGATCGCCATTATATAACTCTGAAATACTTCCAATTCCATGTTCAAACATTTCCTCTTCAAAACGATCTACAATAGCTTGTATTTCACCAATTGCTCCTTTTCCATATAAATAGAAAAGCACATCAGCATAAGGAATTAACAACCAAGGCCAAACAGCACCATTATGATAGCTGTTATCTCTAATTTCTATATTTCCTTCGTATTTTGATTTGTATTTTGGATTTTTTGGAGATAAACTTCTAATTCCACGAGGAGTTAAAAGCTCTTGTTTTACAACATCGAGTATAGATTTACGTATTTCATCAGCCAAAGGCGAAAAATTTAAAGAGGCTGCTATCAACATATTAGGTCTAACATCCCAACATTCTTCGCTTTCATTAACAAAATCGGCCAAATAATTATGTTTAATATCGGTAAAAACTTCTAAAAAGCTTTGTCCTGTTTTTTCTAATTGATCTGTCCAGAATATACTGTGATCTTTTTTCTTGAATTTAGTTTCGAGGGATAAATAAAAAGCAATAGCATTATACCAAAGAGCATTTATTTCTACAGCAAAGCCTGCACGTGGTGTAACTGCTTTACCAAACAAAACTGCGTCCATCCAAGTTAAAGGAACGTTTTCCTTAGAGGCGTAGATAAGTCCATCAGGCTTCATTTGAATCCCAAGTTCGGGCTTCCCGTTTTTATATGCTTCTAAAACTTCAAGCATTGGTTTAGCATATTTCCTCCAAACCAATTGATCTTTAGCGGTATAATAGATATATTTTTGAAGTGCCCAGAAAAACCATAGAGAAGTATCTGCTGAATAAAAATCTACTTCATCTCCTGTGCCTTTATTAGGGAAAAATCCGTTTTGCTGTTTTGCTACCCAAGTATCTAAAATATTGATAAATTTCTTTTCATCACCCAAAGCCAATGTTAAGCCCGGAAGCGAAACAAAAGTATCTCTACCCCAACTACCTTTCCAAGGCAATCCGGCAGCAATTTCTGTCTTTCCGACTTGTTCAATAAGAAATTGTTGAGAAGCATTTATCAAATTATTTTTAAAGCTATCGCGAGGAACTCGTTTTTTTAATTGTAGACTAAACTGTCGGGAGAAAGTACTTGGAACTCCTTCTTTTATACCAGCCTGAAGTATTACACTCTCACCCTTTTTAATGGCAAACTCAAAATCACCCGGAGCCAAAAGATCTTCGTGACCAGCATATCCCCTTTTTATCTCCTTCATATATTCAAAATCAGAATACCAATCGGGATGATGAATATAATCTACAGCCTTTGAAAATTGCAGATAAAGCGGTGTAAATCCGGGATACAATTGCATTTTAAAACCGTTATTCACTTCTTTATAAGAAGTGTCGGCAATGGTATTAGCATGAGTTAAATCATGAATATTTCTAAAAGCAAGCAAGGGTTTAATCCTGAATATTGTTTTAGATTTAGCCTCCAACAAAGTGTATTTCAAAAACATACTCGCTTTTTTATCGCTAAATACACTTTCTACACTCAGCACAACACCACCTACTCTATAAGTAATTTTAGGAATAGGATCAGATATATATTCCCGCATATATTTATGTCCTTTGGGATTATACTCTCCTCCTTTGTATTTATGAATTCCCAAATTAAATGATGCATCATGTTGAATAACAGTTAAGTCCAGAGACGAAAGCAATACGTGATTTTCGTTTCCAAAATTAGGCTGAGGGACAACAAGAAGACCATGATATTTTCTGGTATTACAACCAATTACAGTACTACTTGCATAAGAGCCACTCCTGTTAGTTCTAACGAATTCTTTGCGCAATGCAAATTTTAAGTTGGTTAAATGTTTTTTATCAAATTGAATATAACTCATTAACAAATCCTTAAGTCGAAATATTAAACAAAAAAATACACTGAAAATTAAATACAAAGATACCTTAATTTCTTACAATGTATATTTACTCCAAATCAAAATTAACAAAAAAATAATATGCAAACGATTGCTGTTCAGAAGTATTACGAGTTTTCTTCCTTTGAATAATTATAAATATTAAGAATATAATCTATTGTATTTGTTTAAATTTGCTAAAATTTTGAATCATGGCTGTTACATTAATTCAAACCGGAGGTACTATAGATAAAGATTATCCTAAATCAATAAATGGTTGGGCTTTTGAAATTGGAGATCCCGCTTTCATCAGAATAATTGAAAAACTCCCAAAAACAATAGAATGGGAAATTGTTACTTTGCTCAAAAAAGACAGTACAGAACTAACAGAAACCGACCGCAATAAAATATTAAAAGCTTGCCAAGCAGCATCCAACACTCAAATTATTATTACTCACGGAACAGATACTCTTTTAGAAACGGCTTTATCACTTAGCACTATAAAAAATAAAACCATTGTAATTACAGCTGCAATGCGGCCGGAAAGATTCAGCAATACAGATGCGGATATTAATTTCGGAATGGCTCTAGCAGGCGTTCAAACACTTTCGCAAGGTATTTACATCGCTATACAGGGAATTATTGCACCTTACTATAAATTGGATAGAAATCTTGAAAGCGGACTTTATTTTATCAAATAAAAAA
This sequence is a window from Bacteroidales bacterium. Protein-coding genes within it:
- a CDS encoding glycosyltransferase family 4 protein, encoding MFGWEFPPHITGGLGTASYGLTKGLLKHGVEMIFVVPKAFGDEDQRAVRIVNASDIPVNYKQKNIQEFWEKLTYLEIGSNIRPYIDPEDFAQIHEDVKHSIKEKEHLILGEKYTFSGKYGKNLMEEVARYAMVGASIAAQYDFDIIHAHDWLTYMAGIAAKEVSGKPLVVHMHATEYDRAGEDRINTEVFGIEQKGMSTADKVITVSNLTRDIVIKHYGINPDKIQTVHNAIEPVDKENIVANRSVKEKVVTFLGRLTFQKGPEYFLEAAKLVIERDDNVRFVMAGNGDMFESLIKRVAELKIADKFHFTGFLKGTDVDKMFLLSDVFVMPSVSEPFGLVPLEAMRSNVPVIISKQSGVAEVLTNAIKVDFWDVESMADSIYGLLHYNSLSQMFIKNGVEEVDNLKWEYAAKQVKTIYESVLSNK
- a CDS encoding glycogen debranching enzyme family protein; this encodes MSYIQFDKKHLTNLKFALRKEFVRTNRSGSYASSTVIGCNTRKYHGLLVVPQPNFGNENHVLLSSLDLTVIQHDASFNLGIHKYKGGEYNPKGHKYMREYISDPIPKITYRVGGVVLSVESVFSDKKASMFLKYTLLEAKSKTIFRIKPLLAFRNIHDLTHANTIADTSYKEVNNGFKMQLYPGFTPLYLQFSKAVDYIHHPDWYSDFEYMKEIKRGYAGHEDLLAPGDFEFAIKKGESVILQAGIKEGVPSTFSRQFSLQLKKRVPRDSFKNNLINASQQFLIEQVGKTEIAAGLPWKGSWGRDTFVSLPGLTLALGDEKKFINILDTWVAKQQNGFFPNKGTGDEVDFYSADTSLWFFWALQKYIYYTAKDQLVWRKYAKPMLEVLEAYKNGKPELGIQMKPDGLIYASKENVPLTWMDAVLFGKAVTPRAGFAVEINALWYNAIAFYLSLETKFKKKDHSIFWTDQLEKTGQSFLEVFTDIKHNYLADFVNESEECWDVRPNMLIAASLNFSPLADEIRKSILDVVKQELLTPRGIRSLSPKNPKYKSKYEGNIEIRDNSYHNGAVWPWLLIPYADVLFYLYGKGAIGEIQAIVDRFEEEMFEHGIGSISELYNGDPPYEGKGGVSQAWSVSAILSLMFRVENNKTKQI
- a CDS encoding asparaginase, coding for MAVTLIQTGGTIDKDYPKSINGWAFEIGDPAFIRIIEKLPKTIEWEIVTLLKKDSTELTETDRNKILKACQAASNTQIIITHGTDTLLETALSLSTIKNKTIVITAAMRPERFSNTDADINFGMALAGVQTLSQGIYIAIQGIIAPYYKLDRNLESGLYFIK